In Bactrocera neohumeralis isolate Rockhampton chromosome 5, APGP_CSIRO_Bneo_wtdbg2-racon-allhic-juicebox.fasta_v2, whole genome shotgun sequence, the genomic window AATGAGTTACCACAAATGTGTGCTGTACGCCTCTTGGACTGGTATACACCACTGATGCGCGGCGCCTACTTCAAAGCCAGCAAAATCCTGACCAAAAGTTCGTTTTAAGCCCAAAGCATTCGTTTGCGCATAATTTATTGttcataaattcaatttatgCAAGAAAACTACAtccacactcacacatactCATTTACGCTCCTACACTCAGAGCAAGAGTAGACGCCTATTCACACTCAACGCGTTAGGTGAAAGATAAAGTTTTCCCATGGTGATGTCGTTGAACAGCGAACGGCCTAACTGAGCAAAAGGACTAAGAAAATGAGAACAAAAAatctaaacaaaaacaattgtggCAAAGGACCAAGGAAATCGCTTTCCAACTTCAGCCAAACACTTGTACTCAAGAAGAAAAAGCGCGAAGGCGCGTAGAAAGTTGTGGCATAGGGAAATTTCATCGGTGTTGAAAATGTCTTGACTAGTGTGGCAACCGCAAGGTGGCGATGGAGCACTTAGCAAAAGATGTCAGTAGGAATTTGATTACACTGACATTCTTTAATAAGGTCGGAAGTCATCACTGTCTAAGCCTTTCTAGAAAATCAGAGTTACTTATTTCATtcttcttaaaataaaatatgttgacAGGACATTAGAGAGACTATATAGACATATTTCATTGGCCAGTTGAGAATTGTAGACAAATTTTCAccttgaaagaaaaaaattataaataaatacaaaacttaTTAAATGATTTAGTCCAACATGATTCTCCCCTTcaaataatgttaaatataatattataaggGAAGATATCCTTTCCGAGAATGTCTAGGCTCTTGTCTCTTCATTCAAAATCCTTGCAGTaccaaaattttctaaaaggaCTACTCCTAGGAATAATTCGAAGGTGGCAAAGCGAAATGGTTCACTACTGACATTATCCGTTTTCTGACGGTCTTTTTGATCCATACCTAAGAGTTCTAGGCATCTCACAACGGACAAGCGCCTTTAACAGTACAATTGGTATTATTCGTGGTCTCACCAATAATCAGCCTATTTACttaatctaacctaatctaCTTAGAACCTCAGAGAAAGTTGTCTATTTCGATTTCTCCTTCTGATAGATAACTTTCctgtaataattttcattactgGCTGATTACTTGACAGTTTCTGCCCCTTTTACTCTTAGCCTAATCCTTTCTTCACAACACATAAGCTTTCAACAAATCAGAAGCTTAGAAATCCAGCTTAAATGGAATAACAGAGAACAGTGCTTTGAGGAGTGAACTTCTGACAGTCCACTCACTTAGGCATTTGGTAGGTCTTGACGATGACTCCACAAAACTACCAAAAACAAAGCTAGTAGGTTATCGtgtaaaattacattaaaaaactGTTGTGGGAGCACAGCTTCCACTTTTAGACTGATTCCTACTCCCATCCACAAATGCCGCTATATACTAAAGTTCCAGCAGAGCTTTTATCATTTCCCTACCACGTTATTTCTGCTCACCTGTCTCGACTGGTTGGTTACACACACGCTAATGGCTTAAATGCGCTCAATGCTTTATGGGCTTGTAAAACacaataaatgcatttatttgcgCCAAAGTCGAAGCTCTaacaagtaaatgtaaatatttatttatgagaCGCCCGCACTTGGTGAGACTCCTATAGGCAAGCACCTACATATAGGCAGATAGTAAGAAAAGTGGGTGGGTCCAAGCGCATATATTAGAATTtattgtgttgctgttgttttattaCTTTACTCTGCTCTGCTTTCTCGCATGAGGGGACGACTTAGATAAGCAGACGGCTTTGTTTTCCTTTAGATATTTTGTTGGTGGCACCAAAAGATGTTAGAATGCCTTGATATCACACTGATAATACCCTCTTTTATTGGagggttaaaaaatatttttttattaagccaAATGAAAGCAAGCGAACATTGCCATATCGAACGGATACCGAAACGAACTGATCTTTATACTCTTGGTCACTTCAGTCCCCCTTCTGTTCATACTAACTTCACCCAATAAGATCAGTCAGAGTGTGCACCTTTGTGCAAACTTTGCAgtgagagagaaagaaaaagagATCGAAAAATAAAGGGATATGCATGGAATATGGTTGAATcagagaaagaaagagaaaaggAAAGAGAGCAGAAAATAGAGATATTCAAGTgataggtatatatgtacatagagaaGAGAGTGCGTTAGGGAGGAAGGTTATAGACCGATAGGTAAAAGAAGGGTATATTTAGAGTTGGAGATAGGCCAAGATAGTAATTAGTGTAAAGTTCTAAACCGAATTGGACTTATAATAAGAATACAAGACgagtttatacttgtatatgtctATTGCTGGTCAACAACATCCGAAACCTTTAAATAAATCTACAGCGAACCTCAAAATGTAAAACTTGAAATTAACACCCTTTATTACCTTAGCAAAAAAGAGTTCTAATTACAaacgtaataaagtattaaatatgcatatgaGAGTTAATATTGAAGCGGAGactacaatataataaaatgatatgaattttataataagCGTATATGGTTTTGTGGTACAATGTGGAATTTTCGAAACACActgcaaaaaaataatcatataaatttgataactttttgcaaaattttgtggcTAAGGAACGTTTCGGAATTTTCGAAACAAACGCAATAAAATAGATAATATGGATATGAGAGCACATTTGATTTATATAGAATAATccttaactttaaaatttaaaatctaaatcGAGCACCCTTTATTACCTTAGCAAAAAATAGTATGCCTCAATACAATCAAACgtattaaagtaataaatatgcatataaaagtTAATACGGAAATAGTGgctaaaaaagaaagaaattaaacgaatttttgtttacaacaaGAGTATATGGGTATGTGGAACATTGTGGAATTTTCGAAACATGCCGcatgaaagtaaaaatataatttctgtaACCCTCTGTAGAATTATGTGGCTAAGGAACGTTTTGGAATTTTCGaaacaaacataataaaattaaaaatatgcatatgagCCTAAATATGtattctataaaataaaacttaactgtaaaatttaaaacccGTATCATACACCCTTCATTACCATAGCAAACCAGAGAGCTCATTATGAATTACCTAGAAAAACACAAACCCAGCATTTCATTTAAGCGAAAATTGTGTCTACAATACTTGTTAGTAAGAGTTCGCATGTTAAGCCGTCAAGTTGTGTACGCTTTGAGCTGTAAGTAATTATTAAACTATTataatgtcacgattaaattaaaaagtaataaagcaTTGCAGTGCTAAGGCATTGTGAtgtaaattacaacaacacaaaccGGTCTGAAAAAATCCCCTCAAGCTGCAAACGCTGTAAAGTGAAGACTGAGCTGCTGCATATAGTTGAAGATTCCGCGATTGGCGAACGTATTGTGATTGACTAACGGCAAAAACGTTTTGAGCGTTCTTAtctaaatttagatttttctcAAAAGAAGCAATTTATACGTATGTTAACTCCAAAGAGGCGGgaactatataattttaaatgtaagtAGTTGTCATGGGATGGACTAAAGTGACTCCTTATAGGTTTGATCTGtttctaataatttcattaaCTTATGTAATATGAATAAGTAGCTCTATCAAACTACACTATAGCTCGCTAGTGCCAGCTTAGAGCTTCAAACAGCTACTTGTGAGTCAAATATCGTATCTCTTTGACCCAGAAATCATTCCTACACTTCGGCGAATAGGAATTTAGGTGAATATATTCCACTATCAAACGTTGGCGGTTAAGTTTAGATCAGAAATTCCCACTAAATTGAAGGTCGAAATTCTCCATTAACATATCTCTGGAGAGAGAATATATTTAGACTACAATAATTAGACTACATCAATGCGAGTAGTTAGTTATCATGTATGGAAGTATgtgaaatattatacatatgaaaGATTTTATCTGTGAGAGTACTTGGAACAGCAGTGGTGAGAAAAAATTATACCTCCTGAGCTCCGTAGGTATTCCTTTTCAAATTGAGGCAGCGAAATTTAAGGAAAAGTTTTTTCCTCTCTCAATTTTGATTTCAGACCATCTGTTTGTAAAGCTTACCAACTATCCTATATATCAAGCTCtctaaacttatattttttctagattttttcGAGGATATTTCAAAAGTTCGGTTCCTTTAAACTTTCACTGAACCAACATCACAAATTATGAGCAGTCCATTCAGTGAATGCTCCAGTCACAGTCCTGTGTCTATGTCTCCACGTTTACTTACGCACTCATGTTCCTCGGATGCGGCTAGTACAACAACAGTAGCAAGCTCGGAAGAATCTTTGAATAACTTTATGCCATCGCCTCCTACGGACTCTGCAACATCGGGCATATACTGTGACGGAACGCAAAGCTTGCTGGACTTAAGAACATCTCCAATTATATATAGCCAAGAAAGTCTACAAGAAGCAGAAATCACTTTAATTACAGCACCTTCTACAGATTACAGCTTGGCTAGAGCGGATCTACTTGAAAGCGAGGAACAATGCAACATTTTACGACAACGAGTTACAGAttatgaaatcaaaaatttcatgCAGGTTAGTACATACTGAACCGATTTTTACGAAGTTTACTACACACTCCCATTCCAACAACTGTTTTCAGGTGTGCAAAAGTCCAGAATTCTTTGATTTCGACGTCGAACACTTGCTGCGTTTAGTGGAGCATGACGAATTGAATGTGAGCGCTGAGGCGGATGTCTTCTGGGCCATCCGGCGTTGGTACAAATATGACGAGGAGGCACGGAGGTGTCACTTACCCGATTTGGTCGCTTGTTTACGGCTGACACAACTTGATGTCGACTTTATATATTCGCATATCAACAGCCTACCTGGTTGTGAGCTCCTGGTGAACAAGGCTGTGGAGTGGCTGCTACGGCCTTGCGCACGTGGTACAATATCACTGCGCTACACGAAACCGCGCAAAGTGCTACGAACCGAAGACGAGACGTACTGGATCGTGGTGCAAACACGTGGAGATGTGAGTAAATATAGATTTATCAAGAATGTAggaataattacaaaattaatctTCACAATACAGCACAGGTTCGCGGACAAATGCGTACTGCGCTATAGCAAAGCTCTTAATGAATGGCAGAAGTGGACCGATATAAAATTGGAACGCAGTAACTTTGCCATAGTCCAATTGGAGAACAGCATCATCTGTATTGGCGGCTTGGGTCGTAATACCAAGCCGATCAATCATGTAAATCGCtataatttgcatacacaagcTTGGGAGCCAATGCCATCGATGCAACAGCGTCGAGTTTACATGAGTGTTGCGCTGTTGGACGGCAAAATATACGTCATCGGTGGACAGGATGAAAAATACCAAGCTCTGAACACCGT contains:
- the LOC126759001 gene encoding kelch-like protein 17, which codes for MSSPFSECSSHSPVSMSPRLLTHSCSSDAASTTTVASSEESLNNFMPSPPTDSATSGIYCDGTQSLLDLRTSPIIYSQESLQEAEITLITAPSTDYSLARADLLESEEQCNILRQRVTDYEIKNFMQVCKSPEFFDFDVEHLLRLVEHDELNVSAEADVFWAIRRWYKYDEEARRCHLPDLVACLRLTQLDVDFIYSHINSLPGCELLVNKAVEWLLRPCARGTISLRYTKPRKVLRTEDETYWIVVQTRGDHRFADKCVLRYSKALNEWQKWTDIKLERSNFAIVQLENSIICIGGLGRNTKPINHVNRYNLHTQAWEPMPSMQQRRVYMSVALLDGKIYVIGGQDEKYQALNTVEVFDTVAGRWQNMANMSVRRASTAAAVLDGKLYVIGGFNRAHLRLVERYDPAKNIWTQCAEMNEARGWPGVAVHNGHIYVIGGWFNGAMRTVERYNLSANKWTTICSLNVARGSICGLSMNETLWAVGGYGEGILRDTVEVYDEKNDNWLEEKILPEAGRYVR